DNA from Castellaniella sp. MT123:
TGGACATCGGCGTCGAGGAAAATTTTCAGCGACGCATCGGGAAAGACGACGCTGCCCATATCCCGCCCGTCCGCGACCAGGCCCGGTGCCTGGCGGAATTCGCGCTGACGCGCGAGCAGCGCCTCGCGCACCGCCGGCCAGGCAGCCACTCGGGAGGCCAGATTGCCGATCTCTTCCTGGCGGATCCGCCTGGAGACGTCTTCGCCACCCATCAGGATGGCGCCGGACTCGAAACGCACGTCCAGGTCACGGGCCAGGCGTGCCGCCTGCCTTTCGTCGGATCCATCGCCGCCCGCCCCCAGGATGGCCAGCGCCGTGAGCCGGTAGAGCGCGCCGCTGTCCAGCGCGTGCCAGCCCAGATGCTCGGCCACACGCTGGGCGATGGTGCCCTTGCCCGAGGCGGTCGGCCCGTCGATCGTGATAACCGGCGCACCGGATGCATCCTGCAGCAGGCCCTGAAAATCCCTGAAATAGGCTGGATAAGTCTTGGCGACGCAGTCCGGATCCAGGATCGTGACAGGCACGGGACCGAACGCCGCCAGCGAAAAGCACATGGCCATCCGGTGATCGTCGTAGGTACGGATCTCGGCGGCCTGCCACTGCCCGGCCGTCAGCGGATGAACGGTCAGGCTGTCCTCGTCGGATTCCACATGGGCACCCAGACGGGTCAGTTCGGCATGCATGGCCGCGATCCGGTCCGTTTCCTTCACCCGCCAACTGGCGATGTTGCGCAGGCGGCAGGGGCCGTCGGCGTACAGCGCCAGGACGGCCGCCGTCATGGCCGCGTCCGGAATGAGATTGAAATCCCGGTCGAATGCCCGCAGACGCGCGCCGTCGGCCACCACCCCGCCCTGGACGACCACAGCGTCGGATTCGTAACGAACATCGGCTCCCAGGGCCTCGACGACTTCGGCGAAGGCCAGGTCGCCCTGGATGCTGTCGCGGCCCATGCCTTCGATGCGGATCGGCCCGCCGGCAATCGCCCCCAGCCCGAGAAAATAGGAAGCCGAGGAGGCGTCGCCCTCGATGCGGTAGCGGCCGGGACTGCGATAGCGGGCACCCGCCGGGATCGTGAAGCGATCCCAGCCCTCGCGCTGGACGGTGACGCCGAAACGCGCCATCAGGTTCAGCGTGATGAGGATGTAGGGTTTGGAAATCAGGGGCCCGTCCAGTTCGATCACGACGTCGCGGCCAGTACGCCCGGCGGCGACCGGCGCGGCCATCAGCAGCGCCGTCAGGAACTGGCTGGAGACCGAGCCGCGCACGCGGATCGGCTGATCCGGATGCAACGCGCCCTGCCCGATCCGCAGCGGCGGATAGCCGTCCTGCGTCTCGTATCCGACTGCGCAGCCCAGCCCCCGCAGGGCCTCGACCAGATCGCCGATCGGCCGCTCGTGCATGCGCGGCACGCCCGACAGCCGGTAGTCCCCGCCCATGACGGCCAGCACGGCCGTCAACGGCCGGAACGCGGTGCCCGCATTCCCCAGGAACAGGTCCGCCCGCCGTTGGGGCCAGATGCTCGAACCGGTCACGCGCAGCCCACCCGAATCCAGCGCATGCAGATCGACGCCCAAAGTCCGCAGCGCCGCGACCATCACACGGGTATCGTCGGAATCCAGCAGACCGTCGAGTTGGGTGGTGCCGTCGGCGAGCGCCGCCAGCAGCAGCGCGCGGTTGGAGATGCTTTTGGAACCTGGCAGGACGACGGTTCCGCTCGCCCGGACAGACGGCTTCAGGGTCAAAAAAGGTGTTCGATCGTTCATGGCATTTGGCTGCGGCCACCCCAGAAGCGACGGGCCAGCGCGGATTGATCCAGCAGGGCTTCCAGAGTACCTGGATGCGTGTCGTCCTCGAGCGCCGCGCGCCAGATCTTCAGGACCTGCTCGAAGTCGTCGAGTTCACGCAACACGGCTGCACGATTGGAAAAAAAGATGTCGCGCCAGACCTCGGGGGACCCGGCCGCGATGCGTGTGAAATCCCGAAAGCCCGTCCCCGCCAGGTTGAGCCGAGTGTCGGCGTCCTGAGTATGGACCACCTGCCCCATGTAGACCGCGGACAGGAAATGCGGCAGATGGCTGACGCTGGCCAGCGCCTGATCATGGGCGACCGGATCCATCAGCAGCACACGGGCACCACAGGCTTCCCAGATGCGGATCAGGCGATGCTGCACGGCGCCGGGCGTCTCGTCGAAGGGCGTCAGAACGACCTTGCATCCGTGGTAGAGCAAGGGGTCGGCGGCTTCGGGGCCGGTCATCTCCGACCCGGCGACGGGATGCCCGGGGATGAATTGCGGATGGCGATCCCCCAGGATATCCCGCGCCAGCCGGGCGACGTCGGACTTGGTGCTGCCCGCGTCCGTCACCAGTGTGCCGGGGCGCAGCAGCGGCGCCAAGGTCTTCAGGATGGCGGGCATGGCCCCGATCGGGGTCGCCAGAAAGATCAGATCGGCCTGGGCGGCAGCCTGACTCAGGTCGGCGACCTCGTCGATCAATCCCAGTTCGCGGGCACGCCGCAGCGATGCCGGCTGGCGCCCCACCCCCAGAACCCGCCCGACCTGTCCCACCCGACGCAAGGCGGCTGCGAAGGATCCGCCGATCAGGCCGGTTCCGACGACCGCCAGGACAGGGACCAGAGGGTCGGGAACACTGGTCATGTGCCGAGAATATCCGACAGCGCCTCGACGAAGCGGGCATTTTCCTGCGGCAACCCGATGCTGACCCGCAGATGCTGCGGCAGACCATCGCCCGCCACGGGCCGGACGATGATGCCCCGGCGCAGCAGTTCCGTATTGATACGCGGCGCGTCGCCGACCCTGACCAGGACGAAGTTCGTGTGGCTGGGCACGAAATCCAGCCCGAGCGATTTGAACGCGCCCTGCAACTGGGCCCGACCATCACGATTCAACGCATAAGTGCGCGCCAGGAAATCGGTGTCGGCCAGCGCCACCCGTGCGGCCAGTTGCGCCAAGACATTGACGTTGAAAGGCTGGCGCACCCGGTTCAGCAAATCGGTCAGGGGCGGCTGGGCCAGTGCGTAACCCACCCGCAATCCGGCCAGCCCGTACGCCTTCGAAAAGGTGCGGGTCACGATCAGGTTGGGATATTCCTGAACCCACCGGGCGCTATCGACCCGTTCTGCCGGATCCAGGTAGTCGTCGTAGGCTTCGTCCAGCAGAACAGTCACGCGTTCGCCGTGACGCGACCGCACGGCGTCCAGAAAGGCCTTGACCTGATCAGCCGGCACGTGGGTGCCGGTCGGGTTGTTCGGATTCGCAATGAACACCAGGCGGGTGTCATCGGCGATCGCGTCCAGCATGGCGGGCAGGTCATGGCCGTAATCCCGGGCTGGCACCATCAGATGACGCGCGCCGCGCGCCTGGGTCGCCAGTCGATACACTGCGAACGCATGCTGCGCGTAGACCGCCGATGTGCCCTCGTCCAGCAAGGCCAGCGAAGCCAGTTCCAGCAGGTCGTTCGAACCATTGCCCAGCGTGATCCAGCTGGCCGGCACGGCATGACGCGCGGAGAGATCGGCCTTCAGGTCAAAGCCGTTGGGATCCGGATAACGCCCCTGCAGGGTACCCGCCGCTTCGCTGAGCGCTTCGCGCACCCGGCCGGAGCAACCCAGCGGATTCTCGTTGGAGGCCAGCTTGATGATGCTGGCCGGATCCAGACCGAATTCCCGGGCGAGTTCCTCGATGGGCTTTCCCGGTTGATAGGGCGCGATTGCGCGGACGTGTTCAGGCGCCAGGGACTGAGTCATGAAAGCATCACCTCATTGCCGGGGATAGGAACCCAGAATTTTGAAAAAAGCGACTTGCTGGCGCAATTCGGCGAGGGCCTGGCTGACAGGCTCGTCCTGGTGGTGACCCAGCAGGTCGACGTAAAAGTAATATTCCCACTGGCCGGTGCGGGCGGGTCGCGACTCGAACCGGGTCATGGAGACGTCGTGCCGCGACAACGGCGCCAGCATCTCGTAGACCGCGCCGGCTCGGTTGGGCACCGCCAGGATCAGGCTGGTCTTGTCCCGCCCAGTCGGGCCGGCATCGTGGGGCCCCACCGCCAGGAAACGGGTCTGGTTCTGCGGATCGTCCTGAATGCCATTGACCACAGCGCTCAGCCCCCAGGCCGCCGCCGCGGCATCGCCCGCGATCGCGGCACAAGCGGGATCGTCGGCGGCCATTCGGGCCGCCTGGGCGTTGCTGGCCACTGGCAGGCGCTCCAGCCCCGGATGGTTGCGGCTGAGCCATCCCTGGCACTGGGCCAGCGCCTGGGGATGTCCCAACACCTGCCGCACGCCTTCCAGGCCGCCGGTCAGGGTCAGCAGATTGTGATGGATGCGGATGGTGCGCTCGCCCAGGACTTTCAGCGAGGAATTGAGCAACAGGTCGAGACTGCGGTTGACCGCGCCCTCGGTGGAGTTTTCCACCGGCACCATGCCGACATCCGCCTGTCCGGCCTCGACCACGCGAAAGACCTCGTCGAACGAGTCGCAGCGCAGCCCGGTGATGGCCTGGCCGAAATGCTCGTAGGCCGCCTGTTCGGAAAACGAGCCCTGCGGCCCCAGAAATGCCACGGTCAGCACGCTTTCGAGCCCCCGGCAGGCGGAAATGATCTGTCCCCAGATCGCCGCCACCGCCGCCTCGGGAATCGGTCCCATATTGACCGACTGCAGGCGGCGGATGATCAGCGCCTCGCGTTCAGGCTTGAGAATGGGCCCGCTAGCATCGAATCGTTTTTTTACGTCGCCCACCTGCAGGGCAGCCTGGGCACGCTGATTCAGCAGCACCAGGATCTGCTCGTCGAGCGTATCGATCCGGGCCCGCAGAGGTTCGAGGCTGGACTTCAAGTCCTGATCAGCCATGACGCGCCTCGAAATCCCGCAGGAAGTCGATCAGCACCTGAACACCCTCGAAGGGCATGGCATTGTAGAGGGACGCCCGCATGCCGCCGACGGCCTTGTGTCCCTTGAGCGCAAGCAGGCCGGCCGCTTCCGATTGCGCCAGGAAGGTGGCGTTGAGCGATTCGTCCCGCAGGAAGAAAGGCACATTCATGCGCGAGCGCACTGCCGGATGAATGCGGCTTTCATACAAGGACGATCCGTCCAGATAGCCGTACAGCGCAGCAGCCTTGCGCGTGCTGGCCACGTCCATAGCCGCCACGCCGCCGTTGCGCAGCAGCCATTTGAACACCAGCCCCGCCATATAGATGGCGTAAGTCGGCGGCGTATTGAACATGGATTGCGCCCCGGCGACATTGGTATAGTCGAAGACCGAAGGGCAATGCGGCAAAGCATGGCCAAGCAGGTCTTTACGCACGAACACCAGCGTGACGCCGGCGGGGCCGGCATTTTTCTGGGCGCCGGCGTAGACTAGGCCAAGCTTCGAAAAATCGATGGACCGCGACAGGATGTTCGACGACATGTCGGCGACCAGCGGCACGTCCGGCGCGCCCAGGCTCGCCATGTCGGGCATTACCGCCTGCTCGACACCACCGATCGTCTCGTTGGCACACAGATGCAGATAGGCCGCATCGGGCCGCACGCGCCATTGATCCTGGGCCGGCAACCAGCACCACGCACCGTAGCGGCGGCCATCGAAATCGGCTTCGGATTCAGCGGTGGCCGCGACGGCGATGTCGCCGTAGCGCTGCGCCTCGTTCCAGGACTTGCGCGCCCAATGCCCGCTGAGCACATAGTCGGCGCGGCCGCGTCCCGCGCGGCCGATCAGGTTCAGCGGAATCACAGCATTCTGCGCCGACGCGCCGCCCTGCATGAAAAGGACCTCGAAATCGTCGGGCACCGCCAGCAGCGCGCGCAGGTCGGCTTCCGCCTCGTCGCGAATGCGGCTGTAGTGCTTGCCACGATGGCTCATTTCCATGACCGACATGCCGCTGCCTTGCCAGTCGCACAAGTCGGCGGCGGCCTGTTGCAGGACTTCCAGAGGCATGGTCGAGGGGCCGGCCGCAAAATTCCACGGGCGATTCATGAAGGATCCTTAAGTTCAAGTCGAAGAAGAATCATTGGACGAGCCGGCAACATCGGGTGCCGCGCCGCCATCGGGGCCGGCCGCGCCCGAGGCGGGATCCGTGGCATCGCCGGATTCGGAATCGTCCTCGTCCGCATCGCTTTCGGCGACCCGGCGCACGCCGGACAGGCGGCTGTCCTGATCGACATTGATCAGGGTGACCCCCTGGGTAGCACGGCCCATCTCGCGGATCTCGGCGACCCGGGTACGAACCAGAACGCCGCCGGTCGTGATCAGCATGATCTCGTCTTCGGGCTGGACCAGCACGGCGCTGACGACCTTGCCGTTGCGCGTCGAGGTCTGAATCGCGATCATGCCTTTGGTGCCGCGGCCATGGCGCGTATATTCGACGATGGAGGTGCGCTTGCCATAGCCATTTCCCGTGGCCGTCAACACGCTTTGCGTTTCGTCTTCCGCAACCAGCAGGGCGATCACGGACTGGCTGTCATCCAGCGACATGCCGCGCACGCCGCGCGCCGTGCGACCCATCGGGCGCACGTCGTTCTCGTCGAACCGCACCGCCTTGCCGGCGTCCGAGAACAGCATCACGTCATGCTGGCCGTCGGTCAGTTCGGCACCGATCAGGTAGTCGCCCTCGTCCAGGCCCACGGCGATGATGCCGGCCTTGCGCGGGTTGGAGAAGTCCGATAGCGGGGTCTTCTTCACGGTACCCCGCGACGTGGCCATGAAGACGTAATGATCGTCGCTGAAGCCCTTGACTGTCAGCACGGCGGTGATGGTCTCGCCATCGACCAGGGGGAACATGTTGACGATGGGGCGGCCACGTGAATTGCGCGAACCCTGGGGCACTTCCCAGACCTTCAGCCAGTAGACACGGCCACGATCGGAGAAGCACAGCAGATAATCGTGCGTATTGGCGATGAACAACTGGTCGATCCAGTCGTCATCCTTCATCGTGGTGGCCTGCTTGCCGCGCCCGCCCCGTTTTTGCGAACGATATTCGGACAGCGGCTGGCTCTTGATGTAGCCGCTACGCGACAAGGTCACCACCATGTCCATCGGGGTAATCAGGTCTTCGGTTTCCAGCTCGGTCGCGTTGAACTCGATTTCCGAACGGCGCGGATCGGCGGCGCCGGAGAATTCCGCCCGGATGGCCTGGAGTTCGTCGCCGATGATGGTCGTGACGCGTTCCGGCCTGGCCAGGATGTCCAGCAGGTCGGCGATCGTGTCCATGATCTCGCGGTATTCGCCGACGATCTTGTCCTGTTCCAGGCCAGTCAGGCGCTGCAGGCGCATGTTCAGGATTTCCTGGGCCTGGACCTCGGACAGGCAGTACTGTCCATCGGACTGCAGGCCGTACTGTGGCTCCAGTCCTTCGGGACGGTAGGCTGTGCGCCCGCCGGAGGCGATGTTGGCGTCTGCACGGGCCAGCATTTCCCGGACCAGGGACGAATCCCAACTGCGTTCCATCAGGGCCTGACGCGCCACGGGCGGCGTCGGAGCGGCCTTGATGATGGCGATGAAGTCGTCGATATTGGCCAGCGCCACGGCCAGGCCTTCCAGCACATGGCCACGTTCGCGCGCCTTGCGCAACTGGAAAATAGTGCGACGGGTGACGACTTCACGGCGATGCTGCAGGAAGTATTCCACCATTTGCTTCAGGTTCAGCAGGCGCGGCTGGCCATCGACCAGCGCCACCATGTTCATGCCGAAAGTTTCCTGCAGCTGCGTGTTCTTGTAGAGGTTGTTCAGGACGACCTCGGGGACCTCGCCGCGTTTGAGTTCGATGACCAGGCGCATGCCGTCCTTGTCGGACTCGTCGCGGATGTCGGAGATGCCCTCGATTTTCTTCTCGTTGACCAGTTCGGCGATGCGTTCCTGCAGGGATTTTTTGTTCACCTGGTAAGGAATGGCATCGACCACGATGGCCTGCCGGTTACCGTGCGTGAGGTCTTCGAAATGGGTCTTGGCGCGCATGATGACGCGGCCGCGCCCGGTACGGTAGCCCTCGCGCACGCCGGACATGCCGTAGATGATGCCGCCCGTCGGGAAATCCGGCGCGGGGATGCGCTCGATGAGCTCGTCGATGGTGCAATCCGGGTTGCGCAGGCAGTACAGACAGCCTTCGACGACCTCGGATAGATTGTGCGGCGGAATATTGGTGGCCATGCCCACCGCGATCCCGGCGCTGCCGTTGACCAGCAGATTGGGCAACCGCGACGGCAGCAGCAGGGGTTCCTGCTCGCTGCCATCATAGTTGGGGCCAAAATCCACTGTGTCCTGGTCGATGTCCGCCAGCAATTCGTGGGCGATCTTGGACAGCCGGACTTCCGTGTAGCGCATCGCGGCCGCGTTGTCGCCATCGATCGAGCCGAAGTTGCCCTGCCCGTCCACCAGCATGTAGCGCAGGGAAAAATCCTGGGCCATGCGCACCATGGTTTCATAGACCGCCGAATCGCCGTGCGGGTGATATTTACCAATCACGTCGCCGACGATACGGGCGGATTTCTTGTATGCCCGATTCCAGTCGTTGTTCAGCTCGTGCATCGCAAAGAGCACGCGCCGATGTACGGGCTTGAGCCCGTCGCGCACATCGGGCAATGCGCGTCCCACGATCACGCTCATCGCGTAATCCAGATAACTGCGGCGCATTTCGACTTCGAGCGAAATGGGCAACGTCTCTTTGGCAAAGGATTCCATGTATATGTCCGAAACCTACAGGCGTGAAACAAGTGGGGGCCAATCGTTGATTCTATCATTCACCCCGATGTCCCATCGGTTGCACCGGCTATCGGCGGTGAAACGTCGCCGCGACTCTTTTATCCCACCAGACGTTGCAAAAATCCCACAGCCTGATGGCCTGGTCCCAGGAAATCGCGCCAAGTGCGCATACCTGAGCATCAACACTTAACTCCACCGGGAAAAATGCCTTAAGATTTCGGCTAACACGCACCAAACCCAGCGCAATTCATAGTTTTCCAACTGGACATTGCTATACTGGAATCGTTCTTTCGAGATGCGGCGGGGGTTCGCTGCGGTCACTTTCAAGCATCATGCTCAAACGAGGAGAAACATGAACAAACCCTCCAAAATCGCAATCGGACTCGCCATTGCTGCCATGGCTGCCGTGGGTACCGCGTCGGCTTCCGACAACGTGACCAACGTCGACGGTCACGTCTGGAAGGATGCCAGCGGCCAGAACTGCTGGCGCGATGCATTCTGGACGCCGGCCACCGCCGCTGAAGGCTGCGGCAAGCCCGTCGCCGAAGCCCCAGTCGTCGCCCCGACCGCCAGCAAGGTCGTCCTGAACGCCGACACCTTCTTCGACTTCGACAAGTCCACGATCAAGCCCGAAGGCAAACAGGTCCTGGATCAGGTCGCCCAACAGGCCAGTTCCATCAATCTGGAAACCATCATTGCCGTGGGTCATACCGACTCCATCGGTACGGTGGCCTACAACCAGAAACTGTCCGAACGCCGCGCCAACTCGGTCAAGCAATACCTGATCAGCAAGGGCGTCCCGGCTGACCGCATCTACGCCGAAGGCAAAGGCAAGAGCAGCCCGGTCGCTTCGAACAAAACCCGCGAAGGTCGCGCCAAGAACCGTCGCGTGGAAATCGAAATCGTCGGCACCCGCAAATAATCCGGTTGGCCGCACGAGTCGCCCCGCCTCTGGCGGGGCGGGACCCAAGGCTCCGCGCGTGCGGGGCCTTGTTCATTTCAGGATACCCATCATGCAAACCGCCAACGTCGACCAGGCAGAACTCGACAAATTCAGCGCGCTGGCTTCCACCTGGTGGGATCCGCAAGGTGAACTGAAAACACTGCACGACATCAACCCCCTGCGGCTGGACTGGATCCGCACCCAGGTGGGGACGTTGGCCGGCTGCCGGGTGCTCGATGTGGGCTGCGGAGGCGGCCTGCTGGCGGAGGCCATGGCGGCCGAAGGCGCGCAGGTGACGGGCATCGACCTGGCCTCCCAATCCCTGCAGATCGCCCGCCTGCACGGGCATGAATCCGGCGTCCAGGTGCAATATCAATGCATCAGCGCCGAAGACTATGCCGCACAGCAGCCTGGCCAGTTCGATCTGGTGACATGCATGGAACTGCTGGAACATGTGCCGGATCCCGCCTCGGTGGTGAACGCCTGCGCGCGTCTGGTGCGCCCGGGCGGGCTGGTGTGCTTTTCCACCTTGAACCGCAATCCCAAGTCCTTCCTGCTGGCAATCGTGGCTGCGGAATACCTGCTGCGCATGGTCCCCCGGGGCACGCACAGCTACGAACAGTTCATCACTCCCAGTGAACTGGCCTCGGCCGCACGCGCATCCGGCCTGGAAATCGCCGCGCTCAGCGGTATCCAGTATCAGCCGCTGACGCGGCTCTATCACTTGTCGGCGGACGCGGGTGTGAACTACCTGATGGCCGCCCGCCGCCCGGACTAGGGCCTGCTCAGACTCATCCCCATGCCGAACCACCTGATCCTGTTCGATTTCGACGGCACCCTGGCCGATACCGCTCCCGACCTGGCTGCCGCCGCCAACCGCCAGCGGCAGTATCGCGATCTGCCGCCGCTGCCCTACGAGGACTTGCGCCCCCATGCGTCCCAAGGCGCGCGCGGCCTGCTGAGAGCCGCGCTGGGCATGATGCCGGAAGACCCCGAATACGCCGCCACGCGCCAGCGGTTCCTGGATGACTATGCCCAGGCCATGCTGGTCCACACCTGCCTGTTTCCCGGCGTGGAGACGCTGCTGGATCGGCTGGCCAGACAGACCCTGGCCTGGGGAATCGTCACCAACAAGGTCGAGTCCCTGGCGCTCCCGATCGTACGCCATCTGGCGCTCGACACGCGCTGCACGGTGACTGTGGGGGGTGACACGACACCCTACACCAAGCCACACCCTGAGCCTCTGCTGCATGCCGCCCGCCAGGCCGGCGTCAGCCCCGAACGCTGCATCTACATCGGCGACGATGCCCGCGACATCCAGGCGGGCAAGGCCGCCGGGATGGCGACCGTCGCAGCCGCTTATGGCTACTGTTCCCTGGATGACCCGGCGCGCTGGGACGCGGACGCCATCGCCCTGTCCCCCGCGGATCTGTGGCCGATCATCGAGCGCTGGGCTGTGCGCGATAGGATCCGGCAGCCGTAAATTTTCTGCAAGGAACCACATGGCATCATCCCCTATCCGCATCGGTATCGCCGGCTACGGCAACCTGGGACGCGGCGCACAGGCCGCCATCGCCTGCCACCCGGACATGCATCTGGCCGGCATCTTCACCCGCCGTCCCGCAACCACCCTGTCCGTCGGTAATTCGACGGTACCGGTCTGGCCACTGGCCGACGCGGCCGCTCACCGGGACGAGATCGACGTGCTGATCCTGTGCGGGGGCTCGAAGGACGACTTGCCTGTCCAGGGCCCCGAACTGGCCCAATGGTTCACCACGGTGGACAGCTACGACACCCACGCCCGTATTCCACAGTATTTCGAGGCTGTGGACACCGTCGCCCGAACGCACGGCAACTTGTCCATTCTGGCGGTAGGCTGGGACCCGGGCCTGTTCTCCATCAACCGTCTGATGGGCGAAGCCATTCTGCCGGGCGGCGCCACCTATACCTTCTGGGGCAAGGGGCTGAGCCAGGGCCATTCCGACGCCATCCGCCGGGTACCGGGCGTGGCGGGCGGCGTGCAGTACACCATTCCAGTCCCGCAGGCCGTCGAACGGGTCCGATCCGGCGAGCAGCCGCAACTGGGCACGCGCGACAAGCACACCCGTGAATGCTATGTCGTCCTGCAGCCCGGCGCCGATGCGCGGCAGGTGGAACAGGCCATCGTCACCATGCCCGATTATTTTGCGGATTACGACACTCGGGTCCATTTCATCGATGCCGACACATTGCGGCGCGAACATGCCGGCATGCCGCATGGCGGGTTCGTGATCCGCAGCGGCCAGTCCGGCAGCGGCGACTCGCAGGTGATGGAATATTCCCTGAAGCTCGCCAGCAATCCAGGGTTCACCTCCAGCGTGCTGGTGGCCTATGCCCGGGCCGCCTGGCGCATGAAGGCCGCGGGGGAAACCGGCGCACGCACGGTATTCGACGTGGCGCCCGGCCTGCTCTCCCCGAAATCGGCTGCGGATCTGCGTCGCGAGCTGCTGTAAGCCGTCGGTCGGACCGGCGATTCCGCCGCCCTGAGGCATCGGGGATTGGAGTACCTTTATGGGTGCCGCCCGCCCTGACGGCGGTACCCAGCCAATACCTACCGGGGATGCCATGAACCACACGCCACAGACTGTTCCGACCCTGCGCCACGCCGCCCAGGCTGTGGTGGATTTCTGGCGCGAGGCGGGGCCCGGCAAGTGGTTCGCCAAAAATGCATCCTTCGATGCGACCTTCCGCAGCCGGTTCTATGACGCGCACTATGCGGCGGCCCGTCAGGAGCTCGAAGACTGGCTGACGCAGCCAGTCTCGGCCCTGGCTCTGATCCTGTTGCTGGACCAGTATCCGCGCAATGCCTTCCGGGGAACCGGCCACATGTTCGCCACCGACGGACTGGCCCTGGCCTACGCGCGCCGCAGCCTGGGTTTTCTGGACCAGTTCGAGCCGGATCTGCGCAAGTTCATTTGCCTGCCGTTCATGCACTCCGAAAACCTGGCCGTGCAGGAAGAAAGCCTCAACCTGTACCGTCTGCGCGTCCCGGATGCTCTGCGCCATGCCACCGAGCACCGCAACATCATCGTCCGCTTCGGCCGGTTCCCGCACCGCAACGCGGCACTGGGCCGCATCACCACTCCAGAGGAACAGGCATTCCTCAACAACGGCGGATTCGCGGGGTAGGGGGCTCCTCCCTGACACCAGCAAGGGATCCCTGGCCGGTCGGGACAGCCAGGTCTATGATGACAAGAGAATCCAGACACAGGAGCTTTCCATGGATACAACACCCATGTACCCCCATGCCACTGCCGAACTGGCCAAACGCCGGGCGGAACTCGCACCGGAACCGCTGGCCGCCTTCAAGGCATTCAGCAAGGCAGTCTTCGCACCCGGCGCCCTCGACACCAAGACCAAGCAACTCATCGCCGTCGCCGTCGCCCACGTCACCCAGTGCCCGTATTGCATCAAAGGCCACGCAGAAGGGGCCTCGCGCGCGGGCGCGACGGATGCCGAAATCATGGAGGCCATCTGGGTCGCGGCGGAAATGCGGGCGGGCGGCGCATACGCGCACTCCAATCTGGCACTGCAGGCACTCGAAGGCCTGCACGGGCACTCGCACGCATAGTCGTCCGCATGAGGGCCGCGGGCCGGGCACGCGACACCGCCGAATGCCCGCCCGCGGGACGGGACACCTCCGGCGACAGCCGGTGAAACGTTTCCCGGGGTACCGTCATCCAATGGCACCACCGGAATTAGGAGACGATGTGGACACCCAGATTCAACACGACTTCGCAAAGGCCGACGATCTCTCGCTGATCGCCTATTGCAGGGCCGGCCACCTGGCCGCCTTCGACATCCTGATGCGCCGGCACAACCAGCAGCTCTACCGCGCGGCCCGCAGCATCCTGCACGATGAAGCCGAGGCCGAGGATGCCGTGCAGGATGCCTGGTGGAAAGCCTTCCAGCATCTTGGCGACTTCCGGGCTGATGCCCAACCGGCGACCTGGCTGACCCGCATCACCGTCAACGAGGCCCTGATGCGCCGTCGACGAAACAAATCGCGCGAAGCTCACATCCAATCGGCATACCAGGCTTCC
Protein-coding regions in this window:
- a CDS encoding prephenate dehydrogenase/arogenate dehydrogenase family protein, with the translated sequence MTSVPDPLVPVLAVVGTGLIGGSFAAALRRVGQVGRVLGVGRQPASLRRARELGLIDEVADLSQAAAQADLIFLATPIGAMPAILKTLAPLLRPGTLVTDAGSTKSDVARLARDILGDRHPQFIPGHPVAGSEMTGPEAADPLLYHGCKVVLTPFDETPGAVQHRLIRIWEACGARVLLMDPVAHDQALASVSHLPHFLSAVYMGQVVHTQDADTRLNLAGTGFRDFTRIAAGSPEVWRDIFFSNRAAVLRELDDFEQVLKIWRAALEDDTHPGTLEALLDQSALARRFWGGRSQMP
- the pheA gene encoding prephenate dehydratase, with protein sequence MADQDLKSSLEPLRARIDTLDEQILVLLNQRAQAALQVGDVKKRFDASGPILKPEREALIIRRLQSVNMGPIPEAAVAAIWGQIISACRGLESVLTVAFLGPQGSFSEQAAYEHFGQAITGLRCDSFDEVFRVVEAGQADVGMVPVENSTEGAVNRSLDLLLNSSLKVLGERTIRIHHNLLTLTGGLEGVRQVLGHPQALAQCQGWLSRNHPGLERLPVASNAQAARMAADDPACAAIAGDAAAAAWGLSAVVNGIQDDPQNQTRFLAVGPHDAGPTGRDKTSLILAVPNRAGAVYEMLAPLSRHDVSMTRFESRPARTGQWEYYFYVDLLGHHQDEPVSQALAELRQQVAFFKILGSYPRQ
- the hisC gene encoding histidinol-phosphate transaminase, with translation MTQSLAPEHVRAIAPYQPGKPIEELAREFGLDPASIIKLASNENPLGCSGRVREALSEAAGTLQGRYPDPNGFDLKADLSARHAVPASWITLGNGSNDLLELASLALLDEGTSAVYAQHAFAVYRLATQARGARHLMVPARDYGHDLPAMLDAIADDTRLVFIANPNNPTGTHVPADQVKAFLDAVRSRHGERVTVLLDEAYDDYLDPAERVDSARWVQEYPNLIVTRTFSKAYGLAGLRVGYALAQPPLTDLLNRVRQPFNVNVLAQLAARVALADTDFLARTYALNRDGRAQLQGAFKSLGLDFVPSHTNFVLVRVGDAPRINTELLRRGIIVRPVAGDGLPQHLRVSIGLPQENARFVEALSDILGT
- a CDS encoding bifunctional 3-phosphoshikimate 1-carboxyvinyltransferase/cytidylate kinase, encoding MNDRTPFLTLKPSVRASGTVVLPGSKSISNRALLLAALADGTTQLDGLLDSDDTRVMVAALRTLGVDLHALDSGGLRVTGSSIWPQRRADLFLGNAGTAFRPLTAVLAVMGGDYRLSGVPRMHERPIGDLVEALRGLGCAVGYETQDGYPPLRIGQGALHPDQPIRVRGSVSSQFLTALLMAAPVAAGRTGRDVVIELDGPLISKPYILITLNLMARFGVTVQREGWDRFTIPAGARYRSPGRYRIEGDASSASYFLGLGAIAGGPIRIEGMGRDSIQGDLAFAEVVEALGADVRYESDAVVVQGGVVADGARLRAFDRDFNLIPDAAMTAAVLALYADGPCRLRNIASWRVKETDRIAAMHAELTRLGAHVESDEDSLTVHPLTAGQWQAAEIRTYDDHRMAMCFSLAAFGPVPVTILDPDCVAKTYPAYFRDFQGLLQDASGAPVITIDGPTASGKGTIAQRVAEHLGWHALDSGALYRLTALAILGAGGDGSDERQAARLARDLDVRFESGAILMGGEDVSRRIRQEEIGNLASRVAAWPAVREALLARQREFRQAPGLVADGRDMGSVVFPDASLKIFLDADVHVRARRRHKQLSGKGISANLDDLLSDLRARDARDRDRAHAPLVAAAGAVTIDSSHAGIDDVVQQVLDLWSARGPA